Proteins found in one Nitrospirota bacterium genomic segment:
- a CDS encoding YggU family protein: MNIPYKRTKNGITIEVKVEPRSSQKGIAGVMDNNVLKVKLTSPPVEGAANEQLIEVLAEELQVKRSQVRVIRGQSSKRKVVEISGIEEIA; this comes from the coding sequence ATGAACATCCCTTATAAGAGGACAAAGAACGGTATAACGATCGAGGTGAAGGTCGAGCCCAGGTCTTCGCAAAAAGGCATTGCCGGTGTGATGGACAACAATGTCCTGAAAGTAAAGCTCACATCACCGCCTGTTGAGGGGGCGGCGAACGAACAGCTGATCGAGGTGCTTGCAGAGGAACTGCAGGTGAAAAGATCACAGGTAAGGGTTATCAGGGGTCAGTCATCAAAAAGAAAAGTGGTTGAGATCAGCGGCATTGAGGAGATCGCTTGA
- a CDS encoding HAMP domain-containing histidine kinase, with protein MRNKLFLSFLAVVLLALISGLIYERLITRDFEEYVSGAREDRLYWIMAAVEGSYSDGRWDHAALHEALHWAIMLGFDARIDDSENREVMSSTAAIAMLTPSMKKRMLAITDLNSAKGEYEPYPLYQEGREIGTMQVRRLNRPGIEEKETVFRKRGIYFLIVAFAIAGGGAVLLSLFFSLFFSRPMKKMKEAVETLAASDFSVRVPVYSGDELGQLSRSFNYMAEALEREEALRRHLTSNIAHELRTPLAVMKATIEAMSDGVIADQTIGLENIRAETENLIKLVQGIEDVTKAEASFFTKKNIVQFDLRELLVRIRERMLPLATEKGLAITLSGRGELPVSSDPEKLERIVQNILSNALKYTDNGSISIDVGKDSSGFFIEITDTGKGIAQDRVQDIFKRFYRGEESNGIGLGLAIVKELVDAMAGTIEVKSVDGKGSAFRIWIPNLP; from the coding sequence ATGAGGAATAAGCTTTTTCTTTCTTTTCTCGCTGTTGTCCTCCTTGCACTTATCTCAGGGCTTATCTATGAACGTCTTATCACAAGAGATTTTGAAGAATATGTGAGCGGCGCCAGAGAAGACCGGCTGTACTGGATCATGGCAGCCGTTGAAGGCAGTTATAGCGACGGCAGATGGGACCATGCTGCGCTGCACGAGGCCCTGCACTGGGCCATAATGCTGGGATTCGATGCGAGGATAGATGATTCTGAAAACCGTGAGGTGATGAGTTCAACAGCCGCCATTGCCATGCTCACACCCTCCATGAAGAAGCGGATGCTTGCGATCACCGACCTCAACTCTGCAAAGGGGGAATATGAACCCTATCCCCTCTATCAGGAAGGAAGGGAGATCGGCACCATGCAGGTGAGACGGCTGAACAGGCCTGGCATTGAAGAGAAAGAAACCGTCTTCAGAAAAAGAGGGATCTATTTTCTGATCGTTGCCTTTGCCATTGCGGGCGGCGGGGCAGTTCTTCTCTCCCTGTTCTTCAGTCTCTTCTTTTCGCGGCCGATGAAAAAGATGAAAGAGGCTGTAGAAACCCTTGCAGCAAGCGATTTCAGCGTGCGCGTCCCGGTATATTCGGGAGACGAACTCGGCCAGCTAAGCCGCAGCTTTAACTACATGGCAGAGGCGCTGGAGCGCGAAGAGGCCCTGCGCAGACATCTGACGTCCAATATTGCCCATGAACTTCGCACGCCGCTTGCTGTCATGAAGGCAACAATAGAGGCAATGAGCGACGGCGTCATCGCTGATCAGACCATAGGTCTTGAAAATATCCGGGCTGAGACCGAAAATCTGATAAAACTCGTGCAGGGCATCGAAGATGTTACCAAGGCCGAGGCCAGTTTTTTTACAAAAAAGAACATTGTGCAGTTTGACCTCAGGGAGCTGCTCGTGCGCATCAGGGAGAGGATGCTGCCCCTTGCCACGGAAAAGGGACTGGCGATAACGCTTTCAGGCAGAGGGGAACTGCCCGTATCTTCTGATCCTGAAAAACTGGAACGGATTGTGCAAAACATCCTCTCCAATGCGCTGAAATATACAGATAACGGTTCGATATCCATTGATGTCGGCAAAGACAGCAGCGGTTTTTTCATCGAGATCACTGACACGGGAAAGGGTATAGCCCAGGACAGGGTACAGGACATCTTCAAAAGGTTTTACCGGGGTGAGGAATCAAATGGCATTGGACTTGGCCTCGCCATTGTCAAGGAACTGGTCGATGCCATGGCAGGAACAATAGAGGTAAAGAGCGTAGACGGAAAAGGCTCAGCGTTCAGAATATGGATACCTAACCTCCCCTAA
- a CDS encoding response regulator transcription factor, with protein sequence MDTGRKEFILIVEDEKKISDIVKAYLDKEGFRIRVAENGSAALKLLKEAPDLIILDLMLPDMAGEELCATIRQTSDVPIIMLTAKSGEEDRVRGLGIGADDYVVKPFSPKELVARVKAHLRRSGKTKRHHLRYNKGRLSVDLDRHEVFLDGKSLQLTLTEFKILTSLAENHGRILSRNQIVNIVQGFDFEGYDRTIDAHVKNLRHKVEKDSKSPEFIQTVYGVGYKFIGIPDEE encoded by the coding sequence ATGGATACTGGCAGAAAAGAATTCATTCTGATCGTTGAGGATGAAAAAAAGATCTCTGATATCGTCAAGGCCTATCTTGACAAAGAAGGGTTCAGGATACGGGTTGCTGAAAACGGATCAGCTGCGCTCAAACTGCTGAAGGAAGCTCCTGACCTGATCATTCTGGACCTGATGCTCCCTGATATGGCAGGGGAAGAGCTTTGCGCCACGATCAGGCAGACCTCTGATGTCCCGATCATCATGCTTACGGCAAAGAGCGGTGAGGAAGACAGGGTCAGGGGACTCGGCATCGGTGCAGACGATTATGTGGTCAAACCCTTCAGTCCGAAAGAACTTGTTGCCCGTGTAAAAGCGCATTTAAGACGGTCAGGCAAAACAAAGAGACATCATCTCAGATACAACAAGGGCAGACTTTCGGTTGACCTGGACCGTCACGAGGTTTTTCTGGACGGCAAGTCCCTGCAGCTTACGCTCACCGAGTTCAAGATCCTCACATCCCTGGCCGAAAACCACGGCAGGATACTCTCACGCAACCAGATCGTGAATATTGTCCAGGGATTCGATTTTGAAGGATACGACAGGACCATTGATGCACATGTAAAAAATCTGCGCCACAAAGTAGAGAAAGACTCGAAGTCGCCCGAGTTCATACAGACCGTGTATGGCGTAGGGTACAAATTCATCGGAATACCTGATGAGGAATAA
- a CDS encoding phosphatase PAP2 family protein gives MTRNFLALLRPADALNFLSLTALTVIAVIFSRVIDHASLLILLYSAMFLVQALLLLFRDKGRFMHWVYHLIFPTISILAIFDSLEYIVHAVNPQDIDPILIKLDFVFFGGHPTVMMEKIMHPLLTDALQVAYSSYYLLPFTIGIVLLAQKREREFDYALFMIMLCFYLSYAGYLLFPALGPRFTMMHLQTTDLQGFVLTAPIQELLNRLEGIKRDAFPSGHTGIALTVLFLAFKFEKKLFWIFLPFVAALIFSTVYLRYHYVVDVLAGFSLTALTFFFGGAYYGYWQKRIHSDR, from the coding sequence ATGACCAGAAACTTCCTTGCACTGCTCAGACCCGCTGATGCCCTGAATTTCCTCTCGCTGACGGCGCTTACGGTCATCGCCGTCATATTCAGCCGCGTGATCGACCATGCATCCCTTCTTATTCTTCTCTATAGTGCTATGTTCCTTGTTCAGGCGCTCCTGCTCCTGTTCAGGGATAAAGGCCGGTTTATGCACTGGGTCTATCATCTGATCTTTCCGACCATATCGATTCTCGCCATCTTCGACAGTCTGGAATATATTGTTCATGCTGTCAATCCCCAGGACATAGACCCGATTCTGATAAAGCTCGATTTCGTTTTTTTTGGCGGTCATCCTACTGTCATGATGGAAAAGATCATGCACCCCCTGCTTACGGATGCGCTCCAGGTCGCCTATTCCAGCTACTATCTTCTGCCGTTCACGATCGGCATCGTGCTTCTTGCACAAAAACGTGAGCGGGAGTTCGACTATGCCCTTTTTATGATCATGCTCTGCTTCTATCTTTCCTACGCCGGGTATCTGCTCTTCCCTGCGCTCGGCCCGCGCTTCACCATGATGCATCTGCAGACTACTGACCTCCAGGGCTTTGTTCTGACTGCGCCGATACAGGAACTGCTGAACCGTCTTGAAGGCATAAAGCGTGACGCCTTTCCGAGCGGTCACACCGGCATCGCCCTTACCGTCCTCTTCCTTGCATTCAAGTTCGAGAAAAAGCTCTTTTGGATATTTCTGCCCTTTGTCGCAGCACTCATCTTTTCTACGGTTTACCTCAGGTATCATTATGTGGTAGATGTATTGGCAGGGTTCAGCCTGACAGCCCTGACCTTCTTTTTCGGAGGCGCCTATTATGGATACTGGCAGAAAAGAATTCATTCTGATCGTTGA
- a CDS encoding NYN domain-containing protein, with translation MTTYITGGRAISSIIIDGYNLIGIQHRDLQKEREQLIQQLIAYRKLKGHDITVVFDGWKSGGSRQEEAVTAGVRVIYSRLGDKADEVIKTMIEQDRKEWVVISSDREIMDHAWNNSSVPVPSAQFLSRLEQSIHLNRPQLRLGKNGNMLTDGDNEQPADDEDDDMRQKGSSRQRSKREKALMRVLRKL, from the coding sequence ATCACCACCTATATCACCGGAGGCAGAGCTATTTCTTCGATAATCATAGACGGGTATAATCTCATCGGCATACAGCACCGGGATCTGCAGAAAGAGCGGGAACAGCTTATTCAGCAGCTTATTGCATACCGAAAACTGAAAGGTCATGACATCACCGTTGTATTTGATGGCTGGAAATCGGGAGGCAGTCGCCAGGAGGAGGCCGTTACCGCAGGTGTCCGCGTTATCTACTCGCGTCTGGGTGACAAGGCAGACGAGGTGATCAAGACCATGATAGAGCAGGACCGGAAAGAGTGGGTCGTGATCAGTTCGGACAGGGAGATCATGGACCATGCCTGGAACAACAGTTCAGTGCCGGTTCCTTCTGCCCAGTTCTTAAGCAGGCTTGAGCAGAGCATTCATCTCAACCGCCCCCAGCTCCGCCTTGGTAAGAATGGGAACATGCTCACTGATGGCGACAACGAACAGCCAGCTGATGATGAGGATGATGATATGAGGCAGAAAGGCAGTTCGCGACAACGATCAAAAAGAGAGAAGGCTCTCATGCGAGTGCTCAGAAAACTATGA